Proteins from one Erysipelothrix larvae genomic window:
- the rhaD gene encoding rhamnulose-1-phosphate aldolase translates to MTKENILNAQFVKEMVATTSNLYRLGWDERNGGNISYLLLEEEISHYLDVNTVLRQIPMIFDASELVGKIFIVTGSGKYFKNVADDPEANLGIVRVGSDGKTLELLWGLLNDANPTSELPSHFMSHIARLSIDPENRVIMHNHASHLLAMTFTHELDERLFTRTLWQMCTECLVVFPEGVSIIPWMVPGTTEIGEATAAKMKETRLVMWPQHGVYGAGNTMDEVFGLIETAEKAAQIYTYVQAQGGIRQTITDQNLRDLACGFGVKPRTEYLD, encoded by the coding sequence ATGACAAAAGAAAATATACTAAATGCTCAATTTGTAAAAGAAATGGTAGCCACAACTTCCAATTTGTATCGCTTAGGTTGGGATGAACGTAATGGCGGGAATATTTCATACCTCTTGTTAGAAGAAGAAATTTCGCATTATTTAGATGTAAATACAGTACTAAGACAAATTCCAATGATTTTTGATGCAAGCGAACTTGTTGGGAAAATATTCATTGTAACAGGGTCAGGAAAATATTTTAAAAATGTTGCGGATGATCCTGAAGCCAATTTAGGGATTGTACGGGTTGGAAGTGATGGGAAAACACTGGAGCTTTTATGGGGGCTTCTCAATGATGCTAATCCGACAAGTGAACTACCAAGTCACTTTATGAGTCATATCGCACGTTTATCCATTGATCCAGAAAATCGCGTCATTATGCATAACCATGCAAGTCATTTACTTGCAATGACTTTTACGCATGAACTTGACGAACGTTTGTTTACTCGTACTTTGTGGCAAATGTGTACAGAATGCTTAGTAGTCTTCCCGGAAGGCGTATCCATTATTCCATGGATGGTTCCAGGAACTACTGAAATAGGTGAAGCAACCGCAGCAAAAATGAAAGAAACACGACTTGTAATGTGGCCACAACATGGGGTTTATGGTGCAGGGAACACCATGGATGAAGTGTTTGGTCTTATTGAAACGGCAGAGAAGGCAGCACAAATTTACACCTATGTTCAAGCACAAGGCGGAATTCGCCAAACAATCACCGATCAAAATCTGCGTGATTTAGCATGCGGCTTTGGTGTGAAACCAAGAACGGAGTATCTTGACTAA
- the rhaA gene encoding L-rhamnose isomerase, which translates to MNKKERYLAAKEKYAQIGVDTDAVLEELKKVKVSMHVWQGDDVQGFLSDDALSGGISVTGNHPGKATNPNELRQDLEKALSYIPGNHKLNLHAIYLDTDETVDLNEIEPRHYETWVKWAKEQGLGLDFNPTFFSHPMYKDGFTLASSDPEVRDFWIEHGKRSRKIAEYFGKELGQVSINNFWVPDGYKDNPIDRLSPRKRLMEALDEVFAEPLDKRYTLDAVESKLFGIGAEAYTVGSHEFYMGYGLTRNKLVCLDAGHFHPTEVISNKLSSIGLFSEGILLHVSRPVRWDSDHVVIMDDELQEIGKELVRNNLLDKTHIGLDFFDATINRVAAWVIGTRNTIKAVLKAMLEPIDTLKCAELNGDFTTRLALTEELKDFPYADVWNYYCEIQGVSVGLDWLKEVQDYETNVLLKR; encoded by the coding sequence ATGAATAAAAAAGAACGATATTTAGCTGCAAAAGAAAAATATGCACAGATTGGCGTTGATACAGATGCAGTACTAGAGGAGTTAAAGAAAGTAAAGGTATCCATGCATGTATGGCAAGGGGATGATGTGCAAGGGTTTTTAAGTGATGATGCATTATCTGGAGGTATCAGTGTCACAGGAAATCATCCTGGTAAAGCGACAAATCCTAATGAATTGCGTCAAGACTTAGAAAAAGCGTTATCGTATATACCAGGAAATCACAAGCTTAATCTTCACGCAATCTATTTAGATACAGATGAGACGGTTGATCTCAATGAAATTGAACCAAGACATTATGAGACGTGGGTAAAATGGGCGAAAGAACAAGGATTAGGATTAGACTTCAACCCAACATTCTTCTCACACCCTATGTATAAAGATGGATTCACCCTAGCATCAAGTGACCCTGAAGTTCGTGATTTCTGGATTGAACATGGAAAGCGTTCTCGAAAAATTGCGGAGTACTTTGGAAAAGAATTGGGTCAAGTAAGTATTAATAATTTCTGGGTGCCTGATGGCTATAAAGATAATCCGATCGACCGCCTTTCTCCACGTAAACGACTCATGGAAGCGTTGGATGAAGTGTTTGCGGAACCATTGGATAAACGCTATACATTGGATGCAGTTGAAAGCAAACTCTTTGGAATTGGTGCTGAAGCGTATACTGTGGGTTCTCATGAATTCTACATGGGATATGGATTAACACGAAATAAGCTCGTATGTTTGGATGCAGGACATTTCCACCCAACTGAAGTCATCTCAAACAAGTTATCATCAATTGGACTCTTTAGTGAGGGCATCTTACTCCATGTGTCCCGTCCAGTCCGTTGGGATTCAGATCATGTTGTAATTATGGATGATGAACTTCAAGAAATTGGGAAAGAACTCGTGAGAAATAACCTATTGGATAAAACACATATCGGACTTGACTTCTTTGATGCAACCATTAATCGTGTTGCAGCGTGGGTGATTGGTACGCGTAATACTATTAAAGCAGTTCTTAAAGCGATGTTAGAACCAATTGACACGTTGAAATGTGCAGAACTTAATGGAGACTTCACAACACGTCTGGCACTTACAGAAGAACTCAAAGATTTCCCATATGCTGATGTGTGGAACTACTATTGTGAAATTCAAGGTGTTTCTGTGGGGCTAGATTGGCTCAAAGAAGTACAAGATTATGAAACAAACGTGTTGTTGAAACGATAA